In Candidatus Binataceae bacterium, a genomic segment contains:
- a CDS encoding amidohydrolase family protein, producing the protein MARTLKRVLGLPLILAAASVIALCQLSLAQGDADLEAPGLEPFATPSSNEATLFQRVRIFDGRRPALSAPSDVLVRGDTVERISPSPITVDKNANVRVIAADGRVLMPGLIDAHWHAFMAATPQMVLMTADPNYLQLLAARQAEATLMRGFTTVRDLGGPVFGLKRAIDEGVTIGPRIYPSGAFISQTSGHGDFRFSFELPRLPGGPLSYSEVEGIAAIADSPDEVRLRAREQLRRGASQIKLMGGGGVASPYNPIESTQYTEPEIRAAVEAADNWGTYVAVHAYTPRAIRQAVAAGVKCIEHGQLIDEATAKVLADKGTWWSLQPFLDDEDAAPLVNPVSQKKALEVFAGTDNAYKLAKKYKIKTAFGTDILFDARLTSRQGAILAKMVRWYSPAEALKMATADNGELMALSGFINPYPGKLGVVEEGALADLLLVDGNPLVNIKLVADPDKNFLVIMKGGTIYKNIVSR; encoded by the coding sequence ATGGCTCGAACGTTGAAACGCGTGTTGGGTCTCCCGCTAATACTGGCAGCGGCCTCTGTGATCGCGCTCTGCCAGCTGAGCCTGGCACAAGGCGACGCGGATCTGGAAGCGCCAGGTCTGGAACCTTTCGCCACCCCGTCGAGCAATGAGGCGACCCTTTTTCAGAGGGTTCGCATCTTCGATGGAAGGAGACCCGCGCTCTCAGCGCCTTCAGATGTGCTGGTCAGAGGCGATACCGTTGAGCGCATATCCCCAAGCCCGATCACTGTCGATAAGAATGCCAATGTCCGGGTTATCGCAGCCGATGGGCGTGTACTGATGCCGGGCCTTATTGACGCGCATTGGCATGCGTTCATGGCGGCAACACCCCAGATGGTCCTGATGACCGCCGATCCGAATTACCTTCAGCTGCTGGCTGCGCGACAGGCTGAGGCGACGCTGATGCGGGGTTTTACGACAGTACGCGACCTCGGTGGACCGGTGTTTGGACTCAAGCGCGCCATCGACGAAGGTGTCACGATTGGTCCGCGCATCTATCCCTCGGGGGCTTTCATCTCCCAAACCTCAGGACATGGCGATTTCCGGTTCTCCTTCGAGCTGCCGCGGTTGCCAGGAGGTCCGCTCAGCTACTCAGAGGTGGAGGGCATAGCGGCCATTGCCGACAGCCCCGACGAGGTCAGGCTCAGGGCGAGAGAGCAGCTGAGACGGGGCGCGAGTCAAATCAAACTCATGGGCGGTGGCGGCGTCGCCTCTCCGTACAATCCGATCGAATCGACCCAGTACACCGAGCCGGAGATTCGTGCCGCGGTTGAGGCAGCCGACAATTGGGGCACGTATGTGGCGGTACACGCGTATACCCCGCGTGCGATCCGGCAGGCGGTTGCGGCCGGCGTCAAATGTATCGAACACGGTCAACTGATCGATGAAGCTACGGCGAAGGTGCTTGCGGACAAAGGCACATGGTGGAGCTTGCAGCCGTTTCTGGACGATGAGGATGCGGCTCCGCTAGTGAACCCCGTGTCCCAAAAGAAAGCGCTGGAGGTGTTCGCCGGAACGGATAACGCCTACAAACTCGCAAAGAAATACAAGATCAAGACGGCCTTCGGTACCGACATTCTGTTCGATGCAAGGCTCACCAGCCGCCAGGGGGCCATACTTGCCAAGATGGTCCGCTGGTACAGTCCCGCCGAAGCGCTCAAGATGGCTACCGCCGACAACGGCGAGTTGATGGCATTGTCCGGCTTTATCAATCCTTATCCCGGCAAACTTGGCGTGGTGGAAGAGGGCGCACTCGCCGATCTCCTGCTAGTCGACGGTAATCCCTTGGTAAATATCAAGCTCGTTGCAGACCCCGACAAGAACTTTTTGGTCATTATGAAGGGCGGCACGATTTACAAAAATATCGTGTCGAGGTAG
- a CDS encoding DUF4340 domain-containing protein, with the protein MRFRNTIIVLVLAVLVGAYAYYSAYYNKEAPAQKLLNVEPGDIASIDLKYPDREIMVERPKGGDWRIVKPIGTDADQTASNNLARAIADAVVTKTVDDKPIDLEPFGLAKPATVVTVTAYNGQKLPGIEVGKTTPVGFNAYVKTTDKPAVMLTSSAFPAGMNKTVDQMRSRDLMTFKVDDISRFTISKDNGQTIEVTRDGDKWHITKPGNYLADPTQVRQLLSTLVDAKVADFIADAPASVSQYGLEKPHLTITVYGKDNASESLLLGFKQTEQGKDGIYVRRGERTPVYTVHQWVLSNLDRTVFDLRDKTVLSFEPSAVTSVDAQVGADHFFLQRAPGGTWKVVEGTASAAADVPVVERFLDELRELKGVSIVADPMPSPVPFGLDQPAIVVTLSGKDGKPLGTVKLSKIAIKPTASEPGAAAGPRTEYYATSTMGGAVYSIGDFTFSQLNKPAAVFRAKVEPTPIATPAKK; encoded by the coding sequence ATGCGCTTTCGGAACACGATTATCGTACTGGTTCTCGCAGTGCTGGTTGGCGCCTATGCCTACTACAGCGCCTACTACAACAAAGAAGCGCCCGCCCAGAAGCTTCTGAACGTCGAACCGGGGGACATCGCGAGCATCGACCTGAAATATCCCGACCGTGAGATCATGGTCGAGCGCCCCAAGGGTGGTGATTGGCGGATAGTCAAGCCGATTGGCACCGATGCCGACCAGACCGCATCAAACAACCTCGCGCGCGCGATCGCGGATGCGGTGGTTACCAAGACCGTCGATGACAAGCCCATCGATCTGGAACCGTTCGGACTGGCCAAGCCGGCGACGGTCGTTACGGTCACCGCCTATAACGGGCAGAAGCTACCCGGCATCGAGGTGGGCAAGACCACCCCGGTGGGGTTCAACGCATACGTCAAAACGACCGACAAACCGGCGGTCATGCTGACCTCGTCGGCTTTCCCCGCCGGGATGAACAAGACGGTCGATCAGATGCGCTCGCGCGATTTGATGACGTTCAAGGTCGATGATATCTCGCGCTTCACTATCAGCAAGGACAACGGGCAGACCATCGAGGTGACGCGCGACGGCGATAAGTGGCATATCACCAAGCCCGGTAACTATCTTGCCGATCCCACCCAGGTTCGCCAATTGCTGAGCACCCTGGTCGATGCCAAGGTTGCGGATTTCATTGCCGATGCTCCGGCCAGTGTTTCGCAGTACGGTCTCGAAAAGCCCCACCTGACGATCACTGTGTACGGAAAGGACAATGCCTCGGAGTCGCTGTTGCTCGGTTTCAAACAAACCGAGCAGGGCAAGGATGGTATCTACGTGCGGCGCGGGGAGCGCACTCCCGTCTACACCGTGCATCAGTGGGTCCTGAGCAATCTCGACCGCACGGTGTTCGACCTGCGCGACAAGACCGTGCTGAGCTTCGAGCCGTCTGCGGTGACCAGCGTCGATGCCCAAGTCGGCGCGGATCATTTTTTCCTCCAACGCGCGCCCGGCGGAACCTGGAAGGTTGTCGAAGGTACCGCCAGCGCGGCTGCCGATGTGCCGGTAGTTGAACGGTTTCTTGACGAACTACGCGAACTGAAAGGTGTCTCGATCGTCGCCGACCCGATGCCCTCGCCTGTGCCTTTCGGACTTGACCAACCTGCGATCGTCGTGACGCTTAGCGGCAAGGATGGAAAGCCGCTGGGCACGGTTAAGCTCTCCAAGATTGCCATCAAGCCAACCGCGTCAGAACCGGGCGCCGCCGCGGGACCGCGCACCGAATACTACGCAACCTCGACGATGGGCGGCGCGGTTTACTCGATTGGCGATTTCACTTTCAGCCAGCTCAACAAACCGGCAGCCGTTTTCCGCGCCAAGGTCGAACCAACTCCGATCGCCACCCCAGCCAAGAAGTAA
- a CDS encoding GldG family protein codes for MMRRSAALYGIIGLILLIFGIIDHLIAPGFRFFVWVNLVAGIFALVLWITSSGAAIGTLIGQRSTRYGANAIIYSVGFIALIIAANYLSSLHHRRLDLTTEKIYSLSSQSEQVVKNLKQPIKLIGFFPGGENQTARDLYATYAYMSPKVSYQLVDPDKHPELAERYKVTVMNTTHIQVGGAESGEGTNVTDLGEEALTNAIIRATRNTKKVIQFLDGHGEADPDDAQNPGGFGELRKDLEGEGYEVRKLELAQLAKVPDDTTMVVIAGPVKPILPHEIEQLQGYLKREGRILAMFRPQRADQSVNQKALEDLVSQWGVRVGNDIIVDQVVRLFAGPALGLNPIVQDYGEHPITHNFKQRTVFPLTRSLTVEENLKNGLTVTPLAKTSDTSWAETDLDTLFKQQKAQLDAKDTRGPINVAVAINGDLTQLELGTGDARLVVFGSTDFVNNQYISNFFNRDLFVNSADWLAGEENSISIRPRSLRASRFRLTVDQFSVVFALSVLLLPQLLLIAGIAVWWERRN; via the coding sequence ATGATGCGGCGATCGGCGGCGCTCTACGGAATCATCGGCCTCATACTGCTGATTTTCGGCATTATCGATCATCTGATCGCGCCGGGGTTTCGCTTCTTTGTGTGGGTAAACCTGGTGGCCGGCATTTTTGCGCTGGTGTTGTGGATAACTTCGAGCGGCGCAGCCATCGGGACGCTTATCGGACAACGTTCCACGCGCTATGGCGCAAACGCAATCATCTACTCGGTCGGGTTCATAGCCCTGATCATCGCCGCCAACTACCTCTCCAGCCTTCACCATCGTCGACTCGATCTGACCACCGAGAAAATTTACAGCCTCTCGAGCCAATCCGAACAGGTGGTCAAAAACCTCAAGCAGCCCATCAAACTGATCGGCTTTTTCCCGGGTGGAGAAAATCAGACCGCGCGCGACCTGTATGCAACCTACGCCTACATGTCGCCCAAGGTCAGCTACCAGCTGGTTGACCCCGACAAGCATCCCGAACTCGCCGAGCGTTACAAGGTTACGGTAATGAACACCACTCACATCCAAGTGGGCGGTGCCGAGTCGGGCGAAGGTACCAACGTGACCGACCTTGGCGAGGAAGCCCTCACCAACGCGATTATCCGTGCGACCCGGAATACCAAGAAGGTAATTCAGTTTCTCGACGGCCACGGCGAGGCGGACCCCGACGATGCCCAGAACCCTGGTGGGTTCGGCGAGCTCAGGAAAGATCTCGAGGGCGAGGGCTACGAGGTACGCAAGCTCGAACTTGCGCAGCTTGCAAAGGTTCCCGACGACACCACCATGGTGGTGATTGCCGGTCCCGTGAAGCCGATCCTGCCGCACGAGATCGAGCAGCTGCAGGGCTATCTGAAGCGCGAAGGACGCATTCTGGCGATGTTTCGTCCCCAGCGCGCAGACCAGTCGGTAAACCAAAAGGCGCTCGAGGACCTGGTTTCGCAGTGGGGCGTGCGGGTCGGCAATGATATTATTGTCGATCAGGTGGTGCGGCTGTTCGCGGGCCCGGCGCTGGGACTTAACCCCATCGTGCAGGACTACGGCGAACATCCGATTACGCACAACTTCAAGCAACGCACGGTTTTCCCGCTGACGCGCTCGCTGACCGTCGAGGAGAACCTGAAAAATGGCTTGACTGTCACCCCGCTCGCCAAGACCAGCGATACTTCGTGGGCTGAGACCGATCTCGACACACTGTTCAAGCAGCAGAAAGCGCAGCTCGATGCCAAGGACACCCGCGGACCGATAAACGTCGCGGTCGCGATCAACGGAGATCTCACCCAGCTTGAATTGGGTACGGGTGATGCGCGGCTGGTCGTGTTCGGCTCCACCGACTTCGTGAACAACCAATACATCAGTAACTTCTTCAACCGCGATCTCTTCGTCAACAGCGCGGATTGGCTGGCGGGTGAGGAAAACTCCATCTCCATTCGTCCGCGCTCGCTGCGCGCCTCACGCTTCCGGCTGACCGTCGATCAGTTCAGCGTGGTGTTCGCGCTTTCCGTGCTGCTGTTGCCGCAACTGCTCCTGATCGCCGGAATCGCGGTCTGGTGGGAACGCCGCAACTAA
- a CDS encoding ABC transporter permease subunit, producing MKNALTIAGKELAAYFVQPVAYVVLTVFLLLGGFFFFELLSYFQIVLQMYAAMQNPQVLEHMNLNQRVIEPLLHNLSIVLVILVPAITMRSFAEEKRTGTYEFLLTAPVRTGEIVAGKFIAAAAFMLIMIGLAGIFPIILVIFGNPEVGVMIAGFLGLALLSLCFVAIGLFTSSITQNQIIAAITCFGALLILFVISWPAQTGSSGWVSDLLRYLSITDHFSQMVSGIIDTRDLVYFLSLILVALFLTQRSVESARWR from the coding sequence ATGAAAAACGCGTTGACGATTGCGGGCAAGGAACTCGCCGCCTATTTCGTTCAGCCGGTCGCCTATGTCGTGCTGACCGTGTTTCTGCTGCTCGGCGGGTTCTTTTTCTTCGAGCTCCTCAGCTATTTCCAGATCGTGCTGCAGATGTACGCGGCGATGCAGAATCCCCAGGTGCTGGAGCACATGAACCTCAACCAGCGCGTCATCGAGCCGCTTCTGCACAATCTGTCAATCGTGCTGGTGATCCTGGTTCCCGCCATCACCATGCGCTCCTTCGCCGAGGAAAAACGCACCGGCACTTACGAATTTCTGCTGACGGCGCCGGTCCGCACCGGCGAAATCGTAGCGGGCAAATTTATCGCGGCGGCCGCGTTCATGTTGATCATGATCGGTTTGGCCGGCATCTTTCCCATCATCCTCGTCATCTTCGGAAACCCGGAAGTCGGTGTGATGATCGCGGGTTTTCTGGGGTTGGCGCTGCTGTCGCTGTGCTTCGTAGCGATCGGCCTCTTCACCAGCTCGATCACGCAGAACCAGATCATCGCAGCGATAACCTGCTTTGGCGCGCTGCTCATCCTGTTCGTGATTTCCTGGCCCGCGCAGACCGGCAGCTCCGGATGGGTTTCCGACCTGCTGCGCTATCTTTCGATCACGGATCATTTCTCGCAGATGGTTAGCGGTATCATCGACACCAGAGATCTCGTCTACTTCCTGAGCCTCATCCTGGTTGCGCTGTTTCTCACCCAGCGCTCGGTTGAGTCGGCTCGCTGGCGCTAG
- a CDS encoding ATP-binding cassette domain-containing protein — protein MIEVKNLTKVYGNFVAIRDVSFKAERGSILGFLGPNGAGKTTTMRIITGFMPATAGTVVVDDLDIFTQSLEARRRIGYLPENPPLYLDMRVEPYLRFVARLRGVQRAKLDEALEHSLEVCGLADMRSRICGQLSKGYRQRVGLAQALIHDPQVLVLDEPTIGLDPRQIHEIRGLIKTLSGDRTVVLSTHILPEVSQICDKVVIIADGTVVLEEKLSDIPAGTALEQVFLEAISKDRHTGADAEETLEEVGAGRA, from the coding sequence ATGATAGAGGTCAAAAATTTAACCAAAGTCTACGGCAATTTCGTCGCCATTCGCGATGTCTCCTTCAAAGCCGAACGGGGTTCGATCCTGGGTTTCCTAGGCCCCAACGGCGCGGGCAAGACCACCACGATGCGCATCATCACCGGGTTTATGCCGGCGACGGCCGGAACCGTGGTGGTCGACGATCTCGATATCTTCACCCAGTCGCTCGAGGCGCGGCGTAGGATCGGTTATCTGCCGGAAAACCCTCCGCTCTACCTCGATATGCGCGTGGAACCCTACCTGCGCTTTGTCGCCAGGCTGCGGGGCGTACAGCGCGCGAAACTCGACGAGGCACTCGAACACTCACTCGAAGTCTGCGGTCTGGCCGACATGCGTTCGCGGATCTGCGGTCAGCTTTCCAAAGGCTATCGCCAGCGAGTCGGACTGGCACAGGCGCTGATTCATGACCCGCAGGTGCTGGTGCTCGACGAGCCAACCATCGGTCTCGACCCCCGCCAGATTCACGAAATCCGTGGACTCATCAAAACCTTGTCGGGCGATCGGACCGTGGTGCTGTCAACCCACATCCTGCCCGAGGTGTCGCAAATTTGTGACAAGGTCGTGATCATCGCCGATGGAACGGTCGTGCTCGAGGAAAAGCTTTCCGACATTCCGGCGGGAACCGCGCTCGAACAGGTCTTTCTCGAGGCGATCTCAAAAGATCGGCACACCGGGGCGGACGCCGAGGAAACGCTGGAGGAGGTTGGGGCGGGCCGCGCCTGA